The proteins below are encoded in one region of Pseudophryne corroboree isolate aPseCor3 chromosome 8, aPseCor3.hap2, whole genome shotgun sequence:
- the LOC134948922 gene encoding putative nuclease HARBI1 — MSVFVAAEALPPQPTEALPPQPPARQPQPATHQPRQRRRARPPIFRTRVLLFGMPDDVVVRRYRLPPHLILDTLSIIESDLESSIRYPTAIPPLTQFLAVLHFVATGSFQHVVGDLVGMSQGQFSKVLRRVSQAFLKRVKQFIAMPLDAGALDVVKRQFEEGGSRFPHVIGVVDGTHVAIVPPRHNEEIYRNRKLFHSLNVMVVCGPSLQILSLNAKFPRSSHDAHVIRQSGIWQRLRSSQRQDMWLLGDRGYPCTPWLMTPYRNPRPGPQTAFNSALTATRQLVERTIGVLKGHFRVLHRTGGDIMYSPEMASKIVVLCAILHNIAVRSRVELPDTEELPDEEPGVGRRFGGGSVSQRGSQVRASIVQEYFRYSVFCSAFGNY, encoded by the exons atgtcggtctttgtggctgcagaagccctcccaccccaacccacggaagcactcccaccccaaccgccagcccgccaaccacaaccggctactcatcaaccaaggcaacggaggcgtgctaggccaccaattttccgcacccgtgtcctactttttgggatgccagatgatgtggttgtgcgtagatacaggctgccaccacatctaatcctagacactctctccataatagagagtgatctggagtcttcaattcggtatcctacagcaataccaccattgacacaattccttgctgtgttacattttgtggccacagggtcattccagcatgtggttggagacctggttggcatgtcgcagggccagttcagtaaggtcctgcggcgtgtcagccaggctttcctaaagcgtgtgaagcaatttattgctatgcctttggatgctggtgccctagatgtggtgaagcggcaatttgaggaaggtggtagtcgcttcccacatgttattggggttgtggatggcacacatgtagctattgtgccaccaagacataatgaagaaatttatagaaacaggaaactgtttcattctctgaatgtaatggttgtttgtgggccatccctccagatcctgtccctgaatgctaagttccctaggagctcccatgacgcacatgttattagacaatcagggatatggcagagattaagatcaagtcaacgacaagacatgtggttattgg gagaccgtggatatccttgcaccccctggctcatgactccttaccgtaatcccaggccaggaccacagacggcatttaactccgcgcttactgccactagacagctggtggagcgcacaattggtgtgctTAAAGGacattttcgtgtgctccaccgcactggtggcgatatcatgtattcgccggagatggcaagtaaaatagtggtcctgtgcgctatacttcaTAACATTgcggtaaggagtcgcgttgagcttcctgacacagaggaattgccagatgaggagccaggggttggccggagatTTGGTGGTGGGAGTGTTTCCCAGAGGGGAAGCCAAGTAAGGGCAAGCATTGtccaagaatatttcaggtatagtgtatttTGTTCTGCTTTTGGAAATTACTAA